A part of Chloroflexota bacterium genomic DNA contains:
- the lspA gene encoding signal peptidase II produces MKKTLKQYWILLVTVPAILILDQVTKAIVRANIPFGSVWMPWEWLKPVLKFVYWHNTGAAFGLFQDGGTIFAIMAVAVSIFIVIYYKHVPQHETLTRVALSMQMAGALGNLIDRIAFGPVTDFISVGTFAVFNIADSSITVGTALLILSMWLEERKAKIEAGSETIQEPESQDKPA; encoded by the coding sequence TTGAAGAAAACGTTAAAACAATATTGGATTTTATTGGTCACTGTTCCAGCTATTTTGATTCTGGATCAGGTGACCAAAGCTATCGTGCGGGCGAACATTCCTTTTGGGTCCGTCTGGATGCCCTGGGAATGGCTGAAGCCCGTTTTGAAATTTGTCTATTGGCACAACACCGGTGCGGCTTTTGGCTTGTTCCAGGATGGCGGTACTATTTTTGCGATCATGGCGGTGGCGGTTTCAATTTTCATTGTCATCTATTACAAGCATGTGCCTCAGCACGAAACGCTGACCCGGGTGGCCTTGTCCATGCAAATGGCCGGCGCTTTGGGTAATCTGATTGACCGGATCGCATTTGGCCCAGTGACCGATTTCATCTCTGTTGGCACCTTTGCGGTTTTCAATATCGCCGATTCGAGCATCACGGTTGGGACGGCCTTGCTGATCCTTTCCATGTGGCTTGAAGAACGCAAGGCGAAGATAGAAGCGGGTTCGGAAACCATCCAGGAACCCGAGTCACAAGACAAGCCGGCATGA
- a CDS encoding RluA family pseudouridine synthase yields the protein MKVQEYEFTIPDGEDLRVDKFLAEQLPDVSRSQIKNLIELGNVTLDEIVVDKAGAKARPGSIVRIDVPVDDSDGLVPENIPLDILYEDDQVIVINKPSGMVVHPGAGNQSGTAVNALLAYYPPIRSVGETDRPGVVHRLDKETSGVLIFAKTQKAYKWLVKEFKTRDMEKAYLALVDGKPPTPTGRIEAPIIRDPNIRTRMAVGLRGAGKAAITEYFTIENFEKHTYLEAHPITGRTHQIRVHLSYLGTPVVGDSLYGHRKPSVELDRFFLHARMLSIRLPGNRSPQTFEAPLPSELQVVLDSLLSDERKPL from the coding sequence ATGAAAGTCCAAGAGTACGAATTTACCATTCCCGATGGGGAAGACCTCCGTGTGGATAAATTCCTGGCAGAACAGCTGCCAGACGTTTCGCGTTCCCAGATCAAGAACCTGATCGAATTGGGCAATGTGACCCTGGATGAAATTGTTGTGGACAAAGCCGGCGCCAAGGCAAGACCTGGCAGCATTGTTCGTATCGATGTTCCTGTGGATGATTCGGATGGCCTGGTGCCTGAAAACATCCCCTTAGATATTCTCTATGAAGACGATCAGGTGATTGTCATCAACAAACCTTCGGGAATGGTGGTTCATCCTGGGGCCGGGAACCAATCCGGCACGGCGGTGAACGCCCTCCTGGCATATTATCCGCCGATCCGTTCGGTGGGGGAGACCGACCGGCCGGGTGTGGTGCACCGTTTGGATAAGGAAACCTCCGGTGTGCTGATCTTTGCCAAGACCCAAAAGGCTTATAAATGGCTGGTGAAAGAATTTAAAACCCGCGATATGGAAAAAGCCTATCTAGCCCTGGTGGATGGGAAACCGCCCACACCAACCGGCCGGATTGAAGCACCGATCATCCGTGATCCGAATATTCGCACCCGGATGGCAGTCGGCCTGCGGGGGGCTGGAAAAGCCGCTATAACGGAATACTTCACCATTGAAAACTTTGAAAAGCATACTTATCTGGAAGCGCACCCGATCACCGGACGCACACATCAAATCAGAGTTCATCTCAGTTATTTAGGGACACCTGTTGTGGGCGATTCCCTCTATGGGCACCGTAAACCCAGTGTAGAACTGGACAGGTTTTTCCTGCATGCCCGAATGCTCTCCATTCGGCTGCCGGGAAATCGGAGCCCGCAAACCTTTGAAGCGCCGCTCCCGTCGGAGTTGCAGGTGGTTCTGGATTCCTTACTTAGTGATGAGAGGAAGCCGTTATGA
- the ltaE gene encoding low-specificity L-threonine aldolase, producing the protein MKWIDLRSDTVTQPTEKMRQAMANAEVGDDVYGEDPTVNRLQAMAAERLGKEAGLFVASGTMGNLIAVLTHCGRGDEAIMGDCAHTFVYEGGGTAALGGVHPHTIPNQPDGTLLIEDIQHAIRGDDPHFPRSRLLILENTQNKCGGLSISRDYMLEAAAVARENNLAVHLDGARIFNAAVDQGVPAVDLVDMFDTVTFCLSKGLCAPVGSVLCGSKDFVAEATRIRKQLGGGMRQAGILAAAGIVALEEMVDRLAEDHAHAKELAERLAQIEGVRLDKGSPNTNMVYIELAPEKGISAVDCAQALKELGILVGVTGPRHFRLVCHYWIKDEDIPEIVKGFEKVMNSD; encoded by the coding sequence ATGAAATGGATTGACCTCCGTTCGGATACGGTGACGCAGCCCACTGAAAAAATGCGACAGGCGATGGCCAACGCTGAAGTGGGAGATGATGTATATGGCGAGGACCCAACCGTCAATCGTTTGCAGGCTATGGCCGCAGAACGATTGGGCAAGGAAGCCGGATTATTTGTTGCCTCCGGCACGATGGGTAACCTGATTGCAGTGCTGACTCACTGCGGCCGGGGCGATGAAGCGATTATGGGTGACTGTGCTCACACCTTCGTTTATGAAGGTGGTGGTACGGCAGCTCTCGGTGGGGTGCATCCCCATACGATTCCCAATCAACCTGATGGAACACTATTAATAGAAGATATTCAACATGCAATCCGCGGAGATGACCCGCATTTCCCGCGCTCAAGGCTGTTGATCCTTGAAAATACCCAGAACAAGTGCGGCGGTTTGTCCATTTCTCGGGACTATATGCTCGAAGCGGCTGCCGTCGCCCGTGAGAATAACCTGGCCGTCCATTTGGATGGCGCTCGGATTTTCAATGCCGCTGTTGACCAGGGCGTCCCGGCTGTGGATCTGGTCGATATGTTTGATACGGTCACTTTCTGCCTGAGTAAAGGACTTTGTGCTCCGGTGGGATCGGTGCTCTGCGGCTCGAAGGATTTCGTAGCCGAAGCGACCAGAATCCGCAAGCAGTTGGGCGGCGGGATGCGCCAGGCTGGCATCTTGGCTGCGGCTGGGATCGTTGCACTGGAAGAAATGGTAGACCGGCTGGCAGAGGATCATGCTCATGCCAAAGAACTGGCGGAGAGGCTGGCCCAAATTGAAGGCGTCCGATTGGATAAAGGTTCGCCGAACACCAATATGGTTTATATCGAATTGGCTCCTGAGAAGGGGATCTCAGCAGTGGACTGCGCCCAGGCCTTGAAGGAATTGGGTATTTTGGTGGGCGTCACCGGGCCGAGGCATTTCCGCCTGGTGTGCCATTACTGGATCAAAGATGAAGATATCCCTGAGATAGTCAAAGGTTTTGAAAAGGTAATGAATTCAGACTGA
- a CDS encoding metallophosphoesterase, protein MLVVLSDLHFSEAQSTRIGNLTFNKNLDPEIYRAYLREINQIALSNQIRQVDLVLAGDIFEITRSAIWFDGPYRPYVDNRDVEPGSPLEAKILQILDAIAVEDKVKETLLLFRTLEERFDVDVRLHYVVGNHDRLLNATPELRRKARALLGVGGGDLPLIHQFIYQDEEEKSFCLVRHGHEYDPMNFSVDTHALEVIPTEFSEDIYGNAPLGDIITIEFGAALPNYFVEHYGEERIISNPILMALYQRLMDFDDVRPTSALLSYLFATPGVPKKQTWEFMLPCFTRTINALSEIDLVFKEIEENTSINKSQRLLLEGVLNSDLLKNGLPYWTVKQLMKQVSKKIKLNSQARWAKREALIQDPETGCQCVIGGHTHIPEVSLLSARQGDEQYYINTGTWRNVVPATKDFKAFGKLNATTKVMVFHPNEIPAEEGSSPWSFQYLSGFGLSNHRHL, encoded by the coding sequence ATGTTAGTTGTTTTATCCGATCTACACTTTTCAGAAGCTCAATCCACTCGGATTGGCAATTTAACGTTTAATAAGAACCTGGACCCCGAAATCTATCGTGCCTATCTGCGCGAAATCAACCAGATTGCCCTTTCTAACCAAATCCGCCAGGTGGATCTGGTGTTGGCTGGCGATATTTTTGAGATCACCCGGTCCGCAATTTGGTTTGATGGGCCATACCGGCCCTATGTGGATAACCGCGATGTGGAACCCGGTTCTCCACTAGAGGCGAAAATCCTTCAAATTCTGGATGCCATTGCCGTTGAGGATAAGGTAAAAGAGACCTTGCTTCTCTTCCGAACCCTTGAAGAACGCTTCGATGTGGATGTCAGGTTGCATTATGTCGTGGGGAATCATGACCGCCTGTTAAACGCCACCCCCGAGCTGCGGCGGAAGGCCAGAGCGCTTTTAGGCGTGGGCGGTGGTGATCTGCCATTGATTCATCAATTCATCTATCAGGATGAGGAGGAAAAATCCTTCTGCCTGGTGCGCCACGGCCATGAATATGACCCGATGAATTTTTCGGTCGATACGCATGCCCTGGAAGTGATTCCGACAGAGTTTTCCGAGGATATATATGGCAATGCCCCCTTGGGGGATATCATCACGATTGAGTTTGGTGCGGCCTTGCCAAATTATTTTGTTGAGCATTATGGAGAGGAACGAATCATCAGTAATCCCATTCTGATGGCGCTTTATCAACGCTTGATGGACTTTGACGACGTTCGGCCAACCTCCGCTTTGCTCTCGTATCTTTTCGCAACACCCGGAGTTCCCAAGAAACAGACGTGGGAATTCATGCTTCCTTGTTTCACGCGGACGATCAATGCCCTATCAGAGATAGATCTGGTCTTCAAGGAAATTGAAGAGAACACTTCGATTAACAAGAGCCAACGTCTTTTGTTGGAAGGTGTATTAAATTCGGATTTACTGAAAAATGGTTTGCCGTATTGGACGGTCAAGCAATTGATGAAGCAGGTTTCCAAGAAGATCAAGCTGAACTCGCAGGCCAGGTGGGCCAAACGGGAGGCTTTGATCCAGGACCCCGAAACCGGCTGCCAATGCGTCATTGGTGGACATACGCATATCCCTGAAGTATCATTGTTATCTGCCAGGCAGGGTGATGAACAGTACTACATCAACACCGGCACCTGGCGGAATGTAGTCCCTGCCACCAAGGATTTCAAAGCGTTTGGGAAACTGAACGCAACGACCAAGGTTATGGTGTTTCATCCCAATGAGATCCCGGCAGAAGAGGGATCTTCTCCCTGGTCTTTCCAATATCTCAGTGGTTTTGGATTAAGCAATCATCGACATCTATAG
- a CDS encoding sulfotransferase — MTSLRSQLKKLFSKNEFITIVSGLPRSGTSMMMSALRAGGMPLVVDEIRQADANNPKGYYEFERVKKLPRGDTAWLAKAPGKAVKIISALLEYLPQDYSYRVVFMERDLGEILASQQRMMIRNGKELGYTDEENQLYQSFVDHLSTVNQWLAGIKGVQTLYVSYNDILSDPMTQFQKVAEFLEGKVNSAAMAKVVDPTLYREKSN, encoded by the coding sequence ATGACATCACTCCGATCTCAACTGAAGAAACTGTTTTCGAAAAACGAATTTATCACAATCGTGTCCGGCTTGCCCCGTTCAGGGACATCCATGATGATGTCCGCTCTAAGGGCAGGGGGGATGCCTTTGGTGGTGGATGAAATCCGGCAGGCGGACGCGAATAATCCCAAAGGGTATTATGAATTTGAAAGGGTCAAGAAATTGCCCAGGGGTGATACAGCCTGGCTGGCAAAGGCTCCGGGTAAGGCGGTTAAGATCATTTCAGCCCTGTTGGAATACCTGCCACAAGATTATTCTTACCGTGTTGTATTCATGGAGCGAGACCTGGGGGAAATCCTGGCTTCTCAACAGCGGATGATGATTCGCAATGGGAAAGAACTTGGATATACCGACGAGGAAAACCAGCTCTATCAATCCTTTGTTGACCACCTTTCCACTGTTAACCAATGGTTGGCGGGTATAAAAGGTGTCCAAACGCTCTATGTCAGTTATAATGATATTTTATCGGATCCGATGACCCAATTTCAAAAGGTTGCAGAATTTCTGGAAGGCAAAGTGAATTCAGCCGCTATGGCCAAAGTCGTGGACCCAACGCTTTATCGCGAGAAATCCAACTAG
- a CDS encoding sulfatase-like hydrolase/transferase, which yields MSQQIKKNVVLVVLDTHRFDRIGVYGYGRPTTPNLDALAGESLFFKRAVAPGQWTIPSHASLFSGEAPAVHGTVQADDALPKEFQTLASRLADQGVQTTGFCNNPLVGVLQNGFTRGFDKFYNYCGMVPSTPQREIDDLWKPFRNLWSTYTQLLRKLSYPIQNAFAQPNEFFLAALRPLFVPLWTRAGNFKGMTARSIRESTSFVKEIGEERKGGNFVFLNLMETHLPYAPPDEYVRKFVPYFHETPEAQQFMGNFNRKAWQWLIPLVEPFSDLESQTLSDMYDAEVAYQDHLLGQLMETLNTDYHRENTMVVFMADHGEMLGEHGYMGHGFGVHEELVHVPLFMRVPGMDDARQIETRISTTRVFYSVLDYFGFETLAMPYAEEVDVASQSLLGMVDKKDMDQACAIAEAYAPENAVQIVKKHHPELTEQFHPGVDQRAVYQGDEKMIAVEEISKVFYNLAGDPTEQEPYRDPARIEDLSKVLESYLDLAMTRSEGSSHRKISLKDELVQQRLRDLGYLE from the coding sequence ATGTCACAACAAATCAAAAAGAATGTCGTTTTAGTGGTATTGGACACCCACCGGTTTGACCGGATTGGGGTTTATGGGTATGGACGTCCTACGACACCCAATCTGGATGCGCTGGCTGGGGAAAGCCTGTTCTTCAAACGGGCCGTTGCCCCCGGACAGTGGACGATACCCTCGCATGCATCACTTTTCAGCGGTGAAGCACCCGCCGTTCACGGCACAGTGCAGGCGGATGATGCCCTGCCGAAGGAATTTCAGACCCTTGCCAGCCGGTTAGCGGATCAGGGCGTCCAAACCACCGGCTTCTGCAATAATCCTTTAGTAGGCGTTTTGCAAAATGGCTTCACCCGTGGTTTTGATAAATTTTATAACTACTGCGGCATGGTGCCTTCCACACCTCAGAGAGAAATTGACGACTTGTGGAAGCCTTTCCGCAATCTTTGGAGCACATATACACAGTTACTACGCAAACTCTCCTATCCCATTCAGAATGCCTTTGCTCAACCCAATGAGTTCTTCCTCGCAGCGTTACGACCGCTTTTTGTGCCCCTTTGGACTAGGGCAGGCAATTTCAAGGGGATGACGGCTCGCTCCATTCGGGAGAGCACATCTTTTGTGAAAGAAATTGGTGAGGAGCGCAAGGGCGGTAATTTTGTCTTCCTAAACCTGATGGAAACGCACTTACCATATGCGCCGCCGGATGAGTATGTGCGGAAATTTGTCCCCTATTTCCATGAAACCCCCGAAGCGCAACAGTTTATGGGTAATTTCAACCGGAAGGCCTGGCAATGGCTGATCCCGTTGGTTGAGCCCTTCTCTGACCTCGAATCGCAGACTTTATCGGATATGTATGACGCCGAAGTGGCTTATCAGGACCATCTGTTAGGTCAGTTAATGGAGACACTGAACACCGATTATCATCGCGAGAATACCATGGTGGTCTTCATGGCGGATCACGGCGAAATGCTGGGTGAACATGGCTATATGGGTCATGGTTTTGGTGTCCATGAAGAATTGGTCCATGTGCCGTTATTCATGCGGGTGCCTGGTATGGATGATGCCCGCCAGATAGAAACACGGATTTCCACCACACGGGTTTTTTATTCCGTTTTGGACTACTTCGGTTTTGAGACCCTGGCAATGCCCTATGCGGAAGAGGTGGATGTGGCCAGCCAAAGCCTTTTAGGGATGGTGGATAAGAAGGATATGGATCAGGCTTGTGCGATTGCAGAAGCCTATGCTCCTGAAAATGCTGTTCAGATCGTCAAGAAGCACCATCCTGAGCTGACCGAACAATTCCACCCTGGTGTGGATCAGCGGGCAGTCTATCAGGGCGATGAAAAGATGATCGCGGTAGAAGAGATTTCAAAGGTCTTCTATAACCTGGCCGGTGACCCAACAGAGCAGGAACCCTATCGCGATCCTGCTCGGATTGAGGATTTGTCAAAGGTTTTGGAAAGCTATCTGGATTTGGCAATGACCCGCAGCGAGGGATCATCTCATCGCAAGATTTCATTGAAAGATGAATTGGTCCAACAGCGTTTACGTGATTTAGGTTATTTGGAATAA
- the lgt gene encoding prolipoprotein diacylglyceryl transferase, with protein sequence MIDPIIFTIELGNYSFSLYWYGVLVMLGVAVATWLTAKEFKRRGGDPEYVWDSLLWMIPAGVIGSRLWYVFNTTLGGDMRYINNPIEILNIKEGGLHFFGALLFGVIAFLLYARKNKVDVWLMLDSVAPGLLLGQAIARPANFINQELYGQPTTLPWGIKIAAQNRIYPYNNLTMFPEGTTRFHPTFAYEMVWNILATGLLLWLVRKYKDKIKPGVAFGIWLILAGVGRNVIEFFRPDQPTFPGTAFSYSRFFAILMALAGVILVLIKMEIWKVKFISAGESEYMIAPPLEEVMESRKAAKKSAEEGYEEEAEVDTPPDPDK encoded by the coding sequence ATGATCGATCCTATCATTTTTACCATCGAATTAGGTAATTACTCATTTTCGCTGTATTGGTACGGCGTTTTGGTGATGCTGGGTGTGGCGGTTGCCACCTGGCTGACCGCGAAGGAATTTAAACGCCGCGGCGGTGATCCTGAATATGTCTGGGACAGCCTGCTGTGGATGATTCCGGCTGGGGTGATTGGCTCACGGTTGTGGTATGTCTTCAATACCACCTTGGGCGGTGACATGCGCTATATCAATAACCCAATTGAGATTTTGAATATCAAAGAAGGCGGTCTGCATTTCTTTGGAGCGCTGTTGTTTGGTGTGATCGCTTTCCTCCTCTATGCCCGGAAAAACAAGGTGGATGTCTGGTTGATGCTGGATTCCGTTGCACCGGGGCTCTTACTTGGACAGGCGATTGCTCGACCGGCTAACTTTATCAACCAGGAACTCTATGGTCAGCCGACCACGCTTCCCTGGGGGATCAAGATTGCAGCGCAAAACCGGATTTATCCCTATAACAACCTAACAATGTTCCCAGAGGGTACAACCCGTTTCCATCCAACCTTTGCCTATGAAATGGTTTGGAATATCCTTGCCACCGGCTTACTGCTTTGGCTGGTGCGAAAATATAAAGACAAAATCAAACCAGGTGTGGCCTTTGGGATTTGGCTGATCCTGGCTGGCGTTGGCCGAAATGTAATCGAGTTCTTCCGACCTGATCAGCCCACTTTCCCTGGGACAGCCTTCAGCTATTCCCGCTTCTTCGCCATTCTGATGGCATTGGCTGGTGTGATCCTGGTGCTGATCAAGATGGAAATCTGGAAGGTCAAATTCATCTCCGCTGGTGAGAGCGAATATATGATCGCTCCGCCTCTGGAAGAGGTCATGGAATCCCGAAAAGCAGCGAAGAAATCTGCTGAGGAAGGGTATGAAGAAGAGGCTGAGGTAGATACCCCGCCTGATCCGGATAAGTAA
- the ccsA gene encoding cytochrome c biogenesis protein CcsA, whose amino-acid sequence MLDEVGSILIGLSLFASLIAAVAFIIGLRKKDFRWQKGARNALYGSTGLLLVALVLLLIAFITDQFQLTYVFTHSSIALPMSLKLSAVWAGQEGSLLLWAFLQVLFSAMVARKLTKESALETWASFIMSLIAIFFIGMTLVFSNPFIASTTIPQDGLGMNPLLRHPGMIFHPPFLYLGYVALAIPFAYALASLIVGDVGLWPQKARNWSLMAWLFLGVGLLLGMRWAYDVLGWGGYWGWDPVENAGLMPWLTATALLHGLDMQSRRKGFKVWNVVSAVLSFTLVVFGTFTTRSGLIQSVHAFSESVVGPYFLAALLIVLLGSIVLMVVKHKAFGQLIYPEKIFSTEGAYFFALLSLMLITMSIMVGTLLPTLTGGTFTAPAAWFNRVVGPQMGVLVFLMGVGPLIGKLVRGTKDTLWRLLPPAISALAGFAIAWWGGFRLTGSLIGLTIAGFSGGAALGEIGFNIGGRIKQSGWKAGLQHLPFLGRHGYGAHLIHLGVVLMAVGVIGTQLYETEHQVTMIPGESVNVGGYTLLYENLAEEIADDHLDIWAVISTYEGSEYLTTLKPQINYYPFYNQTMTAPAIHSSWREDLYLVMFSVGGAGQVSLSVMINPLSAFLWIGGMVVLLGGVMAWWPRLSESDRQAGKRHGFGVQIGVILGLIVVGAVVVALWGNSINRTKSTGRPLPGEQAPAFAAKDIDGNEFRLGDYRGEIVVINFWATWCEQCEDEIPEFEAIWRELGGEGVQFVGVAMDDTLAAVSAVAETQDVTFPLIVEDESRISSAFGITGVPETFVIDPDGYVAYIHIGAVDAETLRNELADLMKMD is encoded by the coding sequence ATGCTCGATGAAGTTGGCTCAATCCTTATCGGTTTATCGCTCTTTGCATCATTGATTGCAGCTGTTGCTTTTATTATTGGGCTTAGGAAGAAAGATTTCCGGTGGCAGAAAGGTGCGCGGAATGCACTTTATGGCAGTACGGGACTGTTACTGGTTGCCCTGGTCCTTCTGTTGATTGCCTTTATCACAGATCAATTCCAATTAACTTATGTTTTCACACATTCAAGCATAGCGCTGCCAATGAGCTTGAAGTTGTCAGCCGTCTGGGCGGGGCAGGAAGGGTCTTTGTTGTTGTGGGCTTTTCTGCAGGTCTTGTTCTCTGCAATGGTTGCCAGAAAGCTGACCAAAGAGAGCGCGCTTGAGACCTGGGCCAGCTTTATCATGAGCCTCATTGCTATCTTTTTTATTGGGATGACCCTCGTCTTTTCCAACCCTTTCATTGCATCAACAACAATCCCCCAGGATGGCCTGGGAATGAATCCTTTGCTACGTCATCCGGGGATGATTTTCCATCCGCCATTCCTTTACCTGGGCTACGTCGCCCTGGCTATTCCCTTTGCATACGCTCTGGCCTCGCTGATCGTTGGTGATGTGGGGCTCTGGCCTCAAAAAGCCCGTAATTGGTCATTGATGGCCTGGTTATTCCTCGGCGTTGGTCTTTTATTGGGAATGCGCTGGGCCTATGATGTCCTGGGATGGGGCGGTTATTGGGGCTGGGACCCGGTTGAAAACGCCGGTTTGATGCCCTGGTTAACCGCAACGGCCTTGCTGCATGGGCTGGATATGCAATCTCGGCGCAAGGGTTTCAAGGTTTGGAACGTCGTTTCAGCGGTGCTCTCTTTTACGTTAGTCGTTTTCGGGACCTTTACGACCCGCAGCGGTTTGATCCAATCGGTGCATGCTTTCAGTGAGTCCGTGGTTGGGCCCTATTTCCTGGCAGCTTTGTTGATCGTGCTGTTGGGATCAATTGTTCTGATGGTTGTGAAGCACAAAGCCTTTGGCCAGTTGATTTACCCTGAGAAGATCTTCTCCACGGAAGGTGCATATTTCTTCGCCTTACTCTCCCTGATGCTCATTACAATGTCCATCATGGTTGGGACGCTGCTGCCAACCCTTACTGGCGGCACTTTTACGGCACCGGCGGCCTGGTTCAATCGGGTGGTGGGACCTCAAATGGGTGTCTTGGTATTTTTAATGGGGGTTGGCCCGCTGATTGGGAAATTGGTACGAGGGACCAAAGACACGCTCTGGCGGTTACTGCCGCCTGCCATAAGCGCTCTGGCTGGTTTTGCGATAGCCTGGTGGGGCGGCTTTAGGCTTACCGGCTCATTGATTGGTCTTACGATTGCCGGTTTCTCTGGCGGCGCAGCCTTAGGTGAAATTGGCTTCAATATTGGCGGACGCATCAAGCAATCCGGTTGGAAAGCTGGACTGCAGCATCTGCCATTCCTGGGCAGACATGGTTATGGGGCACACTTAATCCACCTGGGCGTGGTTTTGATGGCGGTGGGTGTTATTGGGACACAGCTGTATGAAACTGAACATCAAGTAACGATGATCCCTGGTGAGTCGGTTAATGTCGGCGGCTATACCCTGCTTTATGAAAACCTGGCTGAAGAAATAGCCGATGATCACCTGGATATCTGGGCTGTTATTTCAACATATGAAGGCTCGGAGTATTTAACAACCTTAAAGCCCCAGATTAATTATTACCCCTTTTATAACCAGACCATGACCGCACCCGCGATACATTCTTCCTGGCGAGAGGACCTTTATTTGGTTATGTTTAGTGTGGGTGGGGCTGGACAGGTCAGCCTGAGTGTTATGATTAATCCCCTTAGCGCTTTCCTATGGATTGGCGGCATGGTGGTTTTGTTGGGCGGGGTGATGGCCTGGTGGCCACGGCTGAGTGAGAGCGACCGGCAAGCAGGAAAACGGCATGGTTTTGGCGTTCAAATTGGGGTGATCCTGGGATTGATCGTCGTTGGGGCGGTAGTGGTTGCCTTGTGGGGCAACTCGATCAATCGCACAAAGAGTACGGGCCGCCCGCTGCCTGGTGAACAAGCTCCCGCTTTTGCAGCCAAGGATATTGATGGAAACGAATTCCGTTTGGGGGATTATCGCGGCGAGATTGTGGTGATCAATTTCTGGGCGACCTGGTGTGAACAATGTGAAGATGAGATTCCTGAATTTGAAGCGATCTGGCGGGAGTTGGGAGGCGAGGGCGTTCAGTTTGTTGGGGTGGCGATGGATGACACCCTTGCTGCTGTTTCTGCTGTGGCAGAAACTCAGGACGTGACCTTCCCGTTGATTGTCGAAGATGAGAGCAGGATTTCTTCTGCCTTTGGGATTACAGGTGTGCCGGAGACTTTTGTCATTGATCCTGATGGGTATGTGGCTTATATCCATATCGGCGCGGTGGATGCTGAGACGCTGAGGAACGAACTGGCTGATTTGATGAAAATGGATTGA
- a CDS encoding PIG-L family deacetylase, translated as MQLNNPLAECYYPSGNKNDSRLHQTTHLGIGAHQDDLEMLAIPGILAGYEHSDQAFTGVTVTDGRGAPRSGDYADLSDEEMWHVRLEEQRHAANIGHYHAQFQLNYSSAQVKSPQREAVITDLMTIIQACQPQIIYTHNLADKHDTHVAVGLSVIEALRRMGEGSQGITVYGSELWRGLDWLLDDQKVGLDVSSHPEWQAALLQAFTSQIAGGKRYDLAAMGRKRANATYYQSHHTDQAELMVYAMDLTPLITDPKLSIEGFVDTAIQNLAKDVRDRLQRLGG; from the coding sequence ATCCAATTGAATAACCCCCTCGCAGAATGCTATTATCCCTCAGGGAATAAAAATGATAGCCGTTTACACCAAACAACCCACCTAGGGATTGGAGCGCATCAGGATGACCTAGAGATGCTTGCTATCCCCGGTATTCTGGCGGGCTACGAGCATTCGGATCAGGCCTTCACCGGGGTCACAGTGACGGATGGCCGCGGGGCACCCCGCTCCGGCGATTATGCCGATCTCTCCGATGAGGAAATGTGGCATGTGCGGCTGGAAGAACAGCGTCATGCAGCGAATATCGGTCATTACCATGCTCAGTTCCAGTTGAATTACAGCAGCGCGCAAGTTAAATCACCCCAGCGGGAAGCAGTCATCACAGACCTGATGACCATCATTCAGGCCTGTCAGCCTCAGATCATCTACACCCACAACCTGGCAGACAAACATGACACTCACGTTGCAGTGGGTCTCAGCGTGATTGAAGCCTTGCGCCGGATGGGAGAAGGCTCCCAGGGGATCACTGTTTATGGTAGTGAACTCTGGCGCGGGCTGGACTGGTTGCTGGATGATCAGAAAGTTGGTCTGGATGTCTCCAGCCATCCCGAGTGGCAGGCTGCCTTGCTCCAAGCTTTTACTTCACAAATTGCCGGCGGCAAGCGTTATGACCTGGCCGCGATGGGGCGTAAACGCGCCAATGCAACTTATTATCAATCCCATCACACCGACCAGGCGGAATTAATGGTCTACGCAATGGACCTGACGCCCCTGATTACGGATCCCAAACTCTCCATTGAAGGTTTTGTGGATACGGCCATCCAAAACCTGGCAAAAGACGTACGCGATCGTCTGCAGCGCCTTGGCGGTTAG